A single Deinococcus aerophilus DNA region contains:
- a CDS encoding putative bifunctional diguanylate cyclase/phosphodiesterase, with amino-acid sequence MQTSPPPLTGFPDLGGRWRRTLLMTIPIAGLAFAIGLVLDPVSGQSTPFDRLAYPLLIAGVCALEFALWRWRNATAAVVTGLVLLSGGFFLCKLIYLLFFLPAGLSVQTEMTESFFWIPAVYVLSLFVPNLRAARSIVVAFFGGMVLCAVVYAAGHVWTGESVGVIFALTELILANLTLLCLTYVFIGYKDLLSGAQARAETLQRMVHTDLLTGLPSRQRFEEELDLLTSRHEAFSLLFIDVDGFKLVNDTLGHSAGDDALREFAGRLELFLNGGDLAARISGDEFVMIFRGTPPQRALALAHHILESVNRPFLVRGQQVQLTASIGLSAFPEDAQDSEAVLRHADAAMYHVKSSGKNGVRRFDGALDAELERRKVLEREFQFALQRGQLSVVYQPIFHLPSGEVHKAEVLLRWTHPEFGAVSPGTFIAMAESSGQIIQVGGWVLDTACAQARRWRDLLGQPLVVTVNVSPVQFLQPSFVPQVKNALLRSGLPASALELELTEGAVMQQPSTVRAALHDLRQLGVSIAIDDFGTGYSSLSYLRDLPINSIKIDRSFIRDLATPRRAPQYAVALVEAIVGIARTLDLQVVAEGIESSGQLELVRSFGCDFAQGYHFARPMEAQALTELLHHDVTAGDAPPHIRLN; translated from the coding sequence ATGCAGACCTCCCCGCCCCCGCTGACCGGCTTTCCCGACCTGGGCGGCCGGTGGCGCCGCACCCTGCTGATGACCATTCCGATCGCTGGGCTGGCCTTTGCCATCGGGCTGGTGCTGGACCCGGTCAGCGGGCAGTCCACCCCCTTCGACCGGCTGGCCTATCCGCTGCTGATCGCCGGCGTCTGCGCCCTGGAGTTCGCGTTGTGGCGCTGGCGCAATGCCACAGCGGCGGTGGTCACCGGGCTGGTGCTGCTCTCGGGCGGTTTCTTTCTGTGCAAGCTGATCTATCTGCTGTTCTTTCTGCCCGCCGGCCTCTCGGTACAGACCGAGATGACCGAGTCTTTTTTCTGGATTCCGGCGGTGTATGTCCTGTCGCTGTTCGTTCCCAACCTGCGCGCGGCGCGCAGCATCGTCGTGGCCTTTTTTGGGGGGATGGTGCTGTGCGCCGTGGTCTACGCCGCGGGCCATGTGTGGACCGGCGAGTCGGTGGGCGTCATCTTTGCGCTCACCGAGCTGATTCTCGCCAACCTGACCCTGCTGTGCCTGACCTATGTCTTCATCGGCTACAAGGACCTGCTGTCGGGTGCCCAGGCGCGCGCCGAGACCCTGCAGCGCATGGTTCACACAGACCTCCTGACTGGTCTGCCCAGCCGCCAGCGCTTCGAGGAAGAACTGGACCTTCTGACCAGCAGGCACGAGGCCTTCTCTCTGCTGTTCATTGATGTGGACGGCTTCAAACTGGTCAACGACACGCTCGGCCACAGTGCCGGCGACGACGCCCTGCGCGAATTTGCGGGCCGACTGGAGCTGTTTCTGAACGGCGGCGACCTCGCGGCGCGCATCAGCGGCGACGAGTTCGTGATGATCTTCCGGGGCACCCCACCGCAACGGGCCCTGGCCCTGGCCCACCACATCCTCGAGAGCGTGAACCGCCCGTTTCTGGTGCGCGGACAGCAGGTCCAGCTCACCGCCAGCATCGGCCTGAGCGCCTTTCCCGAGGACGCCCAGGACAGCGAGGCGGTGCTGCGCCACGCCGACGCGGCGATGTACCACGTCAAGAGCAGCGGCAAGAACGGGGTGCGCCGCTTCGACGGAGCGCTCGACGCCGAGCTGGAGCGGCGCAAGGTGCTGGAGCGCGAGTTCCAGTTCGCGCTGCAGCGCGGGCAGCTGAGCGTGGTCTATCAGCCCATCTTCCACCTGCCGTCCGGCGAGGTACACAAGGCCGAGGTGCTGCTGCGCTGGACCCACCCCGAGTTCGGGGCGGTGTCCCCCGGCACCTTCATCGCCATGGCCGAGTCGAGCGGCCAGATCATTCAGGTGGGCGGCTGGGTACTCGACACCGCCTGCGCCCAGGCCCGGCGCTGGCGCGACCTGCTGGGACAGCCGCTGGTCGTCACGGTGAACGTCTCCCCGGTCCAGTTTCTGCAGCCCAGCTTTGTGCCCCAGGTCAAGAACGCGCTGCTGCGCAGCGGCCTGCCGGCCAGCGCCCTGGAACTGGAACTCACCGAGGGCGCGGTGATGCAGCAGCCCAGCACCGTGCGCGCGGCGCTGCACGACCTGCGGCAGCTGGGCGTGAGCATCGCCATCGATGACTTTGGCACCGGGTATTCCTCGCTGTCGTACCTGCGCGATCTGCCCATCAACAGCATCAAGATCGACCGCTCGTTCATCCGGGATCTCGCCACTCCGCGCCGCGCGCCGCAGTACGCCGTGGCCCTAGTCGAGGCGATCGTGGGCATCGCCCGCACGCTGGACCTGCAGGTGGTCGCCGAGGGCATCGAATCATCCGGTCAGCTGGAACTCGTGAGAAGCTTCGGCTGCGATTTCGCTCAGGGCTATCACTTTGCCCGCCCCATGGAGGCCCAGGCCCTGACCGAACTGCTTCACCATGACGTGACGGCCGGCGACGCTCCCCCCCACATCCGCCTCAACTGA
- a CDS encoding nitroreductase family protein, with protein sequence MDRPDVPSGSTAPQGSRDHPTFQEVYPGFPEPQFEPLTFTRRSPDETLARARAFYEEMQTRRTTRHFSRDAVPREVIEWAVLSAGTAPSGAHRQPWRFVAVQDPDLKARIREAVEAEEYRTYTARMTDEWRSALAALGTDYVKEHLTDAPWVVVVFREKYGLRNDGTTYKNYYTVESVSMAVGLFLAAIHHAGLTTLTHTPNPMGYLSELLGRPRNEEPLIVMPVGYPAPDAHVPKLSRKPLAEIFQVDLGPSGQ encoded by the coding sequence ATGGACCGTCCCGACGTACCTTCCGGGTCCACGGCACCGCAGGGAAGCCGGGACCATCCCACCTTTCAGGAGGTCTATCCCGGCTTCCCGGAACCGCAGTTCGAGCCGCTGACCTTCACCCGGCGCTCTCCGGATGAGACGCTGGCCCGGGCCCGGGCGTTCTACGAGGAGATGCAGACCCGCCGCACCACCCGGCACTTCAGCCGGGACGCGGTCCCGCGCGAGGTGATCGAGTGGGCAGTCCTCAGCGCCGGCACCGCGCCCAGCGGCGCCCACCGCCAGCCCTGGCGCTTTGTCGCGGTGCAGGACCCTGACCTCAAGGCTCGCATCCGTGAGGCGGTGGAGGCCGAGGAATACAGGACCTATACCGCGCGCATGACCGACGAGTGGCGCTCGGCGCTCGCCGCGCTGGGCACCGACTACGTCAAGGAGCACCTCACGGACGCTCCCTGGGTGGTGGTGGTGTTCCGCGAGAAATACGGGCTGCGGAACGACGGCACGACCTACAAGAACTACTACACCGTGGAAAGTGTCTCGATGGCCGTGGGGCTGTTCCTGGCCGCCATCCATCACGCAGGTCTGACCACCCTGACCCATACGCCCAACCCGATGGGGTACCTGAGCGAACTGCTGGGCCGCCCCCGCAACGAGGAGCCGCTGATCGTGATGCCGGTGGGCTACCCCGCCCCGGACGCCCACGTGCCGAAGCTGAGCCGCAAACCCCTGGCCGAGATCTTTCAGGTTGACCTGGGTCCATCTGGACAATGA
- a CDS encoding YdeI/OmpD-associated family protein: MPTFETVLKQERKAATGIEVPPHIVAELGAGKKPAVTVILNGYTYRSTVAVMGGRYMLPVSAEHRQGAGVQAGDQVSVTLHLDTEPREVTVPDDLQAALDGTPAALERFERLSYSQQRQHVLSVEGTKNPETRARRVAKAIQTLTADSG; the protein is encoded by the coding sequence ATGCCCACGTTCGAGACGGTCCTGAAACAGGAGCGCAAGGCGGCCACCGGCATCGAAGTTCCTCCACATATCGTGGCGGAACTCGGCGCGGGGAAAAAACCGGCCGTGACGGTGATCCTGAACGGCTACACGTACCGCAGCACTGTGGCGGTCATGGGCGGCCGATACATGCTGCCGGTCAGCGCCGAACACCGCCAGGGCGCAGGCGTTCAGGCCGGGGACCAGGTGAGCGTCACCCTGCACCTGGACACTGAACCCCGTGAGGTCACGGTGCCGGACGATTTGCAGGCCGCGCTGGATGGTACGCCAGCCGCACTGGAGCGTTTTGAACGCCTCTCGTACAGCCAGCAACGCCAGCATGTGTTGTCGGTGGAAGGCACCAAGAACCCTGAGACCCGTGCCCGACGTGTGGCGAAAGCCATTCAGACACTCACGGCGGATAGCGGATAA
- a CDS encoding sugar phosphate isomerase/epimerase family protein has translation MPRPLTLFTGQWADLPLEELAPLAREMGYDGLELACWGDHFDVRVALEDDGYVERRRELLARHGLSVHAISNHLVGQAVCDPIDERHREIVPAHVWGDGDPEGVRQRAAREMMNTARAAAKFGVGVVNGFTGSSIWHSLYAFPPTPQAYWERGFQDFADRWRPILDVFGEVEVNFALEVHPTEIAFDLATARRALEAAAHPRFGFNYDPSHLAYQGVDYVKFIRDFGDRIFHVHMKDVWWGHGNGDVGVFGGHTSFGDARRFWDFRSVGRGDVQFEEVIAALNDVGYAGPLSVEWEDARMDRVRGAAESAAFVRRLDFEPAAAAFDAAFARER, from the coding sequence ATGCCCAGACCCCTCACCCTGTTTACCGGCCAGTGGGCCGATCTGCCCCTCGAAGAGCTGGCGCCGCTGGCGCGCGAGATGGGCTACGACGGCCTGGAACTCGCCTGCTGGGGCGACCATTTCGATGTGCGGGTCGCCCTGGAGGACGACGGGTACGTGGAGCGCAGACGCGAGCTGCTGGCCCGTCACGGCCTGAGCGTTCACGCCATCAGCAACCACCTCGTCGGGCAGGCGGTGTGCGATCCCATCGACGAACGCCACCGCGAGATCGTGCCCGCCCACGTCTGGGGCGACGGCGACCCCGAGGGCGTCCGCCAGCGGGCCGCCCGGGAAATGATGAACACGGCGCGCGCCGCCGCAAAATTTGGCGTGGGGGTGGTGAACGGGTTCACCGGCTCCTCCATCTGGCACAGTCTGTACGCCTTTCCGCCCACCCCGCAGGCGTACTGGGAGCGCGGGTTTCAGGACTTTGCCGATCGCTGGCGGCCCATCCTGGACGTGTTCGGGGAGGTGGAGGTCAACTTCGCCCTGGAGGTCCATCCCACCGAGATCGCCTTTGACCTCGCCACGGCCCGGCGGGCGCTGGAGGCCGCCGCGCACCCGCGTTTCGGCTTCAACTACGATCCCAGCCACCTCGCGTATCAGGGGGTGGACTACGTGAAGTTCATCCGTGACTTCGGCGACCGGATTTTCCACGTTCACATGAAAGACGTGTGGTGGGGCCACGGCAACGGCGATGTGGGCGTGTTCGGGGGGCACACCTCATTCGGCGATGCCCGGCGCTTCTGGGATTTTCGCAGCGTTGGGCGCGGCGACGTGCAGTTCGAGGAGGTCATCGCGGCCCTGAACGACGTGGGCTACGCGGGCCCCCTGAGCGTCGAGTGGGAGGACGCCCGCATGGACCGCGTGCGCGGCGCGGCGGAGAGCGCCGCCTTCGTGCGCCGGCTGGATTTCGAGCCGGCCGCCGCCGCCTTCGATGCCGCCTTCGCGCGGGAGCGCTAG
- a CDS encoding Gfo/Idh/MocA family protein, with product MSRLRMGMVGGGEGAFIGAVHRMAAALDGQIDLVAGALSGTPEKSRRSGAALGLAPQRSYPTWQTMVEGELARPPGERIHFVSVVTPNDLHYPVARAFAEAGIHVVCDKPLVHTSEQASDLMAVVQRSGVVFAVTYNYSGYPMVREARHLVRDGRLGQVRKVIVEYNQGWLATRLEETGNKQAGWRTDPARSGLAGAVGDIGSHAEHLAATVTGLELEAICADLTTFVPGRQLDDDANMLLRYAGGARGVLWCSQIGIGAENDLRLRVFGTRGSLCWRQEEPNTLEVQFLDAPLQMLRRGNPYLSAAAQAASRLPSGHPEAFIEAFANVYRGVAEAIRARLEGRAPDPLIADFPTLEEGARGVQFIERVVESGRSEVKWTPARWSSPAAAPPQSAQKA from the coding sequence GTGTCTCGGCTGCGCATGGGCATGGTCGGGGGCGGGGAAGGGGCCTTTATCGGGGCGGTCCACCGCATGGCCGCCGCCCTGGACGGCCAGATTGATCTGGTGGCGGGGGCGCTGTCGGGCACGCCCGAAAAATCACGCCGCTCCGGTGCGGCGCTGGGACTGGCTCCGCAGCGCAGCTACCCCACCTGGCAGACCATGGTGGAGGGTGAACTGGCCCGGCCGCCGGGCGAGCGCATTCATTTCGTCTCGGTGGTCACGCCCAACGACCTGCATTACCCGGTTGCCCGGGCCTTCGCTGAGGCGGGCATCCACGTGGTCTGCGACAAGCCCCTAGTCCACACCAGCGAGCAGGCCAGCGACCTGATGGCCGTGGTGCAGCGCTCGGGCGTGGTCTTTGCCGTGACCTACAACTACAGCGGCTACCCGATGGTGCGCGAGGCGCGGCACCTGGTCCGCGACGGCCGGCTGGGCCAGGTGCGTAAGGTGATCGTGGAGTACAACCAGGGCTGGCTCGCCACCCGGCTGGAGGAGACGGGCAACAAGCAGGCCGGCTGGCGCACCGATCCGGCCCGCAGCGGTCTGGCGGGGGCGGTGGGCGACATCGGTTCCCACGCCGAGCATCTGGCCGCCACCGTCACCGGCCTGGAACTGGAGGCGATCTGCGCCGACCTGACGACCTTCGTGCCGGGCCGGCAGCTCGACGACGACGCGAACATGCTGCTGCGCTACGCCGGCGGGGCGCGCGGCGTGCTGTGGTGTTCGCAGATCGGGATCGGCGCGGAGAATGATCTGCGGCTGCGCGTCTTCGGCACGCGCGGCAGCTTGTGCTGGCGGCAGGAGGAACCCAACACTCTGGAAGTGCAGTTTCTGGACGCGCCGCTGCAGATGTTGCGGCGGGGCAACCCGTACCTCAGCGCCGCTGCCCAGGCCGCGTCGCGCCTGCCCAGCGGCCACCCCGAGGCCTTCATCGAGGCCTTCGCCAACGTGTACCGCGGCGTGGCCGAGGCCATTCGCGCCCGGCTGGAGGGCCGCGCCCCCGATCCACTGATCGCCGACTTTCCCACGCTGGAGGAAGGTGCGCGCGGCGTGCAGTTCATCGAGCGGGTGGTCGAGAGCGGGCGCAGCGAGGTCAAATGGACCCCGGCCCGCTGGTCTTCTCCCGCCGCAGCGCCGCCGCAGTCTGCCCAGAAAGCCTGA
- a CDS encoding NAD(P)-dependent oxidoreductase, which produces MTDVPAASRALQELLPPFGPHEASAEAHRCLYCYDAPCVQACPTHIDIPTFIRKIATGNLRGSARTILEANFLGGTCARVCPVEELCEGACVLNSEEKPIAIGRLQRHAVDHVQERGVQLFRPGPPSGRRVAVVGSGPAGLSVSAELAQLGHTVTLLEKRELGGGLSTYGIIVLREPVEVALREVDAVRELGVDVQTGHELTDRAGLDVLLSEYDAVFLGLGLGAVPAMGIPGEEHLLDGLRYIEDSKIRPEVLPDAQNVVVIGAGNTAVDAATVARRRGASVTMLYRRTEAEMTAYRHEYEFALSEGIGYRFLTQPVRVLSGGGRVTGVECVRMVLGPPDAGGRPGPRPLPGSEFVVPCDAVISAIGQEKPALAVELGLEVTGGYIAVDGAMQTSMPRVYAGGDCVRARGTASTVMAVQDGKYAAAAIHRLLSSTLEAAHG; this is translated from the coding sequence GTGACCGACGTCCCAGCCGCAAGCCGCGCACTGCAGGAATTACTGCCCCCTTTTGGCCCCCATGAGGCCAGCGCCGAGGCGCACCGCTGCCTGTACTGCTACGACGCACCGTGCGTGCAGGCCTGCCCCACCCACATCGACATTCCCACCTTTATCCGCAAGATCGCCACGGGCAACCTGCGCGGATCGGCGCGCACCATTCTGGAGGCCAATTTCCTGGGCGGCACCTGTGCGCGGGTGTGTCCCGTCGAGGAGCTGTGCGAGGGGGCCTGCGTGCTGAACAGCGAGGAAAAGCCCATCGCCATCGGGCGGCTGCAGCGGCATGCGGTAGACCACGTGCAGGAACGCGGCGTGCAGCTGTTCAGGCCGGGGCCGCCCAGCGGACGCAGAGTGGCGGTGGTGGGCAGCGGCCCGGCCGGCCTGAGCGTCAGCGCCGAGCTTGCCCAGCTGGGCCACACGGTCACGCTGCTCGAAAAGCGGGAGCTGGGCGGCGGCCTGAGCACCTACGGCATCATCGTGCTGCGCGAACCGGTAGAGGTGGCGCTGCGCGAGGTGGACGCGGTGCGGGAACTGGGCGTGGACGTGCAGACCGGACATGAACTGACGGACCGGGCCGGGCTGGACGTCCTGCTCAGCGAATACGACGCCGTGTTTCTGGGGCTGGGGCTGGGCGCGGTGCCCGCGATGGGCATTCCGGGCGAGGAGCATCTGCTGGACGGCCTGCGGTACATCGAGGACAGCAAGATTCGCCCGGAAGTGCTGCCCGACGCGCAGAACGTCGTGGTAATTGGCGCGGGCAACACCGCCGTGGACGCGGCCACGGTAGCCCGGCGGCGCGGCGCATCAGTCACCATGCTGTACCGCCGCACCGAGGCCGAGATGACGGCGTACCGCCACGAATATGAATTTGCGCTCTCGGAGGGCATTGGGTACCGCTTCCTGACCCAGCCGGTGCGGGTGCTCTCGGGGGGCGGGCGCGTGACCGGCGTGGAGTGCGTGCGAATGGTGCTCGGCCCGCCGGATGCGGGCGGACGGCCCGGTCCGCGGCCGCTACCCGGCAGCGAATTCGTGGTTCCCTGCGACGCCGTGATCTCGGCCATCGGCCAGGAGAAACCCGCGCTGGCCGTGGAACTCGGGCTGGAGGTCACGGGCGGGTACATCGCCGTGGACGGCGCCATGCAGACCAGCATGCCCCGCGTGTATGCCGGCGGCGACTGCGTGCGCGCCCGCGGCACCGCCAGCACCGTGATGGCCGTGCAGGACGGCAAGTACGCCGCCGCCGCCATCCACCGCCTGCTTTCATCCACCCTGGAGGCCGCCCATGGCTGA
- a CDS encoding tyrosine-type recombinase/integrase — protein sequence MQRMFDNAPSALRRHLERREYEAFLDLLSAELPGQAGGLTRKNYLSSLRVFLRWCAEETRSVLNATRADALAYQTHLQDRGTPATVHNHMTRVRTLYGILMARGEHPGPNPYEGLKLPSNRPEEHRDLYTGPEIARLLAHGDVTERLLVLLGAHVGLTGPETVTLRWEAVNTHAGHLDVRGRHLEADTQVYAALREYGQERGHTDLFAATGPLFDFQTDHQLRAALFRLCTRANVPYRAWRALRNTAGLRILEQTGDPAAVAQRLGLGTLKAVEVWKKLSGPGPA from the coding sequence ATGCAGAGGATGTTTGACAATGCTCCCTCCGCCCTGCGCCGCCATCTGGAACGGCGGGAGTATGAGGCTTTCCTCGATCTGCTGAGTGCCGAGCTGCCCGGTCAGGCGGGGGGGCTGACCCGCAAGAACTACTTGTCCAGTCTGCGGGTCTTTCTGCGCTGGTGCGCCGAAGAGACCCGCTCGGTCCTGAACGCCACGCGGGCAGACGCCCTGGCGTATCAGACCCATCTGCAGGACCGGGGAACGCCCGCCACCGTTCACAACCACATGACCCGGGTGCGCACGCTGTACGGCATCCTGATGGCGCGCGGGGAGCATCCCGGCCCCAATCCCTATGAGGGCCTGAAGCTGCCAAGCAACCGACCCGAGGAACACCGCGACCTGTATACCGGGCCGGAGATCGCCCGTCTCCTGGCACATGGTGACGTGACCGAACGGCTGCTGGTGCTGCTGGGCGCGCACGTCGGACTGACCGGGCCGGAAACGGTGACGCTGCGCTGGGAGGCAGTCAATACCCACGCGGGCCACCTGGACGTGCGGGGCCGCCATCTGGAGGCCGACACGCAGGTCTACGCAGCCCTGCGCGAATACGGGCAGGAGCGTGGGCACACCGATCTGTTCGCGGCCACGGGACCGCTGTTCGACTTCCAGACCGATCACCAGCTGCGCGCCGCCCTGTTCCGGCTGTGCACGCGGGCCAATGTGCCCTACCGGGCGTGGCGGGCCCTGCGCAACACGGCCGGCCTGCGCATTCTGGAACAGACCGGAGATCCTGCCGCCGTCGCGCAGCGTCTGGGGCTGGGAACCCTGAAAGCCGTGGAGGTCTGGAAGAAGCTGTCCGGCCCCGGCCCCGCGTAG